The nucleotide window ACTTGTATAGATGATATTCTCCTTGTATTTTTGTGTTGAAACCATACCTCAGAGAAATAAGTTTTTCCCTTGGATAATACTAAGTTGAAATGAagtgaaatatttgaaaacagGAAAACATATTTGGTAAAGATGGCAGCTGTTTGctcattttttaagaaacaatGGAAGCTGTTCACTTGTGTAATAAGTCAACGGAAATGATGGAAGACTAATCAATAATGCATGGGAAGCCACTTGGTAAATATTTGACAGACTGGTCGAATGTTTTAGTGCCTCTGAGTTGAGAGTGCCATGGAACATTTAACTTGATATTCAATCTTACATCTTATTTCTTAATCTTTTTCCCTTCAGTCACTGCTGTCAATTCAGGTTACACTCCAACCAGCTAAAGGATTTGATTGATTTACTTAACAGGAACAAAATTCTTTGTGGTCTGTGAGCCTGGAGCTCTACATATGGAGTCCCTCTTGAAGTATATCTATGAATTATACACTGATTACGTCTTGAAGAACCCTTTCTATGAAATGGAAATGCCAATTCGGTGTGAGCTCTTTGACATAAATTTATCACAGGCAGTTCAGAAAGATCGTGTTGCTTTGTTAGGGAGATGAGCTTCTCAAGTTCATATGCCATAAGTTGTTGACTGATCTATAATTTGGGAAGTTTCGTTGACAGGTTCGGTTATGCATCTGGAATAtgatttttctttgttgtttcgAGATAATGGCTTGTAAGATTAATTTTGAGAACCACCCCAAATAACATTTTTTGTGCACAATCACCAACTTGTCATGGCTCCATATTTCTATGGTAGGCCTAGAGGTGAATTTCATCTTACCTGAATATCCTAGTATCTCTATAGTTGGTTCTACTGTTGAAGCTCATTAGCTGGCTGCTGCGGTGGTACAGAAGTTTAAACTCAAAAGGAAAGAAGATTGAAAGACACCATGAGTATGTATAATTTCCAACATCTGTTCACAGAGTACATAATTATCACTAAGATTCAAACACACTATATAGGTTGCAAATAATACAGAAACTTTCACTTATTGGACCACCAAACTAAACctgccaaaaaaaaataaacaagtggCAGTATCCCTCCACAACTAATAACATCAAGAGTTGATCATTGCCAGTCATATATATAGCTATATAGCTAAGCAGCTGATGGGCTAGTAATATATAGAGCACTTATATTCGAATCCGAAAAGGCTGCTTCCCTTAATCTGTTAGCTTCAACTGTAGAACCCTGCACCTTGTGATCCAGTGTGGTGTCATTATAAATGTCCCACCATTTCGTCACTAGCATTTTGATATCCTCTCGATCCATGTGTTCTTCCTTCCCAGTGTATTTCCACGGCTTAGCCCCTGGAGAACAGTAGTGAACCGCTTTCGCCTTGTTCACCTCGATTTTCTCTGGGTGGCGCCATAGCATGGCCAGCAACAGATTGTATGTGTAAGGAATTGGCTTGTACTTGTCTTTAAAGTACATGTTCAGAAAGTCCTACAAAAAGGAAACGGTTGGGACTATATATAGCTGTTGAagtgatgaaaaaaaaacatatcttgCTTGAACCATCATTTTATAGAAGTTGAACTCTATCATGTTTTCGATGTACTATAACCAGATATAACAGGTTGTTTACTCTGTTCTTCAAGTTACCAGATCTTTTTTGTTAACAAGATTTAATCCGTCCGTATAGAAACATAACTTCATATACACACATACCTGCTCAGCAAATTGGGTGGGTGGGGTAACTTTGAGTGTGTTCAAGAGACGAACATAGATGGAGAGATTTGGCTGAAAGACAAACATGCCTGCGTTGAAGTAAACAGACGGCCTTGGCCCCATCTCTTTGGGCCACGGCAGAACCTCAGCACATGGCTCCCCATACATATCGCATATGCAGTCCGCCACCGCATATAAATACTTATCAGGCAGCTCGAATAGATGGTCTATGTTCTCGAAAACTTGCATGTCTCCATCCAAGTACACCATCTTACTGTACTCCACAAACTGCAATTCAATACCAAAAAACGATCAATCATCGATAAAAAAACATTGCaattatagtaatttatttattactttaccTGCCAAATCCGAAGTTTGGAGTAGTTGAGCACGTAATAAGATCGTGCATACTTATCGGACGATTGCAATGAAGGAGCTAGTGGCTCTATCTCCTTCACTATGCAACCGTGCCTCGTCAATATCATCCTGTGTTCCTCAGGCACATCGGGCAAAATTGCCACAACCAAAGGATACATAGATTTAGCTTTTATCAATCCCTTTGCTAAACCAACCACACCTTTCACATAATAACCATTACCTGCTAAGAAAGTCACATAAGCCCTCCCTAATTCTATATCCGTAGCCTTTTTTGTTCCACTTTCAAGTTCTGGAGccattttatatatctttttgtttttgtaataaCAAAATGGTTAATTTGTGTCAACatatatatagtagtagtaCATGCATGGAACGCGGTTGCATGGAGAGTGAGTGAGATACTGTCATACGGAAATGTTTAACCGACCAAAAAACTTGTAACGGATAGCGTTGAGAGTTAACTAATAGTAATATTGTGATGGTAGACAGACACGTGTCGGAGAGCGATGCCACATGCTATGCTACGTGTATTTCTTTGTACATTGACACATGTCATTAATATAAATGGTATTACTACAATTTGTTTTTTCAACTAATAACTATATTAAGGTTTTGTAGTTATGTGTTGTTCTACTTAGTTCCGATCCTATAATAACTATATTTGTCGTGAGTGGTTAATTAAGATTAGACGGTGCACGCAGCCGATATCGAGTTCGTTGAAGATATATAGACAAAACAGTCTATAAACAATTTAGctgaaataataattattttatattatataccGTAAAaacaagtgttttttttttcgatgggaaaaagaaaaagagctcatgatacaaataaggttttaatcatgataaaaaaataaaatattttatcatcatCTTTTTCTATTGCTTCGTTTTTAGAATCATAATGTAAAATTAGTAAATAACTCGTTGATTAGATGTTCATAATCTATATCAACTtttgataaaacaaattaaattgcGAAAAAGCCTTGACAAACATAACatcattttgaatttaaaattcaataacaatAATAGCTCAACACTTACCGTAATATTATGAAGGAtctacaatttttaaaattttcatcaaataatACATAGAACATACACACAATGTTAACTATTAAATTAAGACAAAATATGGATAGttttataaatacaattatGATTTGCTAAAGAAATGTCAAAAACATCACACTGATGCTTAATGAGATGGAATCGACTCCTAATAAGATTTGAGCAACCCTCCCCTTTGAGCTAACTTTTGAATGAATTAACTTTTAAACCTAATTTAACATCCCTAAAGTGCAAACTTTTGATAAACTTACAGGACCAAAACTGTTGTATTGATACATAAGggattattttgatatattaacaAACAATAAAGGAccttttttgtcattttcttaatttttctttttccatactaaaccttttaattttttatttaattgatagatataggaagagagagagagagaagagaggtGAATTGTTCCTACTCCATTTCAGAGTAAAGAAAGCAACGTTATGTTGCAATGCATTTTTCTTCTCTCCGATT belongs to Solanum stenotomum isolate F172 chromosome 1, ASM1918654v1, whole genome shotgun sequence and includes:
- the LOC125867085 gene encoding galactinol synthase 1, which codes for MAPELESGTKKATDIELGRAYVTFLAGNGYYVKGVVGLAKGLIKAKSMYPLVVAILPDVPEEHRMILTRHGCIVKEIEPLAPSLQSSDKYARSYYVLNYSKLRIWQFVEYSKMVYLDGDMQVFENIDHLFELPDKYLYAVADCICDMYGEPCAEVLPWPKEMGPRPSVYFNAGMFVFQPNLSIYVRLLNTLKVTPPTQFAEQDFLNMYFKDKYKPIPYTYNLLLAMLWRHPEKIEVNKAKAVHYCSPGAKPWKYTGKEEHMDREDIKMLVTKWWDIYNDTTLDHKVQGSTVEANRLREAAFSDSNISALYITSPSAA